The Paenarthrobacter aurescens region AGAGGCAGCAGCCCCGGATTCGTTCACTGGGCAGCGGCGGCTGACTGGAGCCGTTCCAACGGAACCATGCCGGCATAGACCCGGCCGTCGTCGAGAATCAGTATGCTCAGCAGGCTGGTGGTCAAGGCCCGGCCCCCGCTAACGGGCTGCAGAGCTTGGGACAGCTGGGGATTGGACGTCAACTCAGTAGGCGCTGAACCAGCAGGCATGGCGACCACCGAATCCCAGCCCTTTCCGGAAACAGTGACGCCATGGTTGCGGGCAACCTGACCGGGGGAGCCGTGGCCCTCCGCTGGGTCCGCCGGCAGCGCCTTTTCAGGCAGTGGCTTCTTAGTGATCGTCTTCTCAGTGACCGTTTTCTCAGTGACCGTGGCACCCTGCGGAGGGGTGAAATCGAATAATGCGGGGTCTGGCCTAGTCAGGTCCAGCTGGGTGTAGGCAAGTGAATAGGCTGGTTCAGCCTGGTCTTTGGCCCGTACCTCTACTGCCAGGGGCAGACCCGTCTCAGAGTCGACGTCGATGCTCACCGAATCCACCAGGGTAACTGAACTGCGCGGGTTCAGGACCAGAGAGTAGACGCTCCGGCCCGCTACCGATGACGTCCCGGCAACCGTGACCTCCGTGGTGGCATCAACGGCCGCGAGGAAGCGGGCGGCCATGGCCTCCGGGGTGGGGATGGCCTGGCTATCCGCCTTCGGAGTGGGTTCGTCAGGGATGGGCAAGTCCGGCGTCGGCACGCTCAGATGTGTTGCGCTGTTGTCTTTTGAGTTGTAGAACCATGCGTCCTGGCCATTTATGACGATGTCGCGTTCGGCCATGCGGTCCAAAATCTGCAGCCGCGCCTTCAATGGGCCGTCTACATAGATCCTTGCCGTATGGGAACCGGTGAGGAATTCCAGTGCAGAAGCAGCATCCGGACCAGTGCCAGGGCTCGAGGCCGGCAGCTCGGGAAGTCCCAGCCCGGCATTCTGCTCCACGGTTCCGGATAACGCCCGCACCTGGGTGCGCGCAACCATGGCAAGGATTTCTTCAGGGCTCTTGGGCGGCAGGGAAACACTGGCGCCGGCTTGGACTGAGCCGAACACCACCGCAATCGCCAAGGCAAGGGGAATCAACAGAGCTGGCACCCACCGCTGCCTGGCCCGCGTCATGGTTACCAACCACCGCTCGTGAGAGGCATGAGACCAGACTACTCCGGTTGGCTGAAGCGATCACCTGTCC contains the following coding sequences:
- a CDS encoding LolA family protein; translated protein: MTRARQRWVPALLIPLALAIAVVFGSVQAGASVSLPPKSPEEILAMVARTQVRALSGTVEQNAGLGLPELPASSPGTGPDAASALEFLTGSHTARIYVDGPLKARLQILDRMAERDIVINGQDAWFYNSKDNSATHLSVPTPDLPIPDEPTPKADSQAIPTPEAMAARFLAAVDATTEVTVAGTSSVAGRSVYSLVLNPRSSVTLVDSVSIDVDSETGLPLAVEVRAKDQAEPAYSLAYTQLDLTRPDPALFDFTPPQGATVTEKTVTEKTITKKPLPEKALPADPAEGHGSPGQVARNHGVTVSGKGWDSVVAMPAGSAPTELTSNPQLSQALQPVSGGRALTTSLLSILILDDGRVYAGMVPLERLQSAAAAQ